From the Candidatus Binatia bacterium genome, one window contains:
- a CDS encoding ABC transporter permease: protein MALVKLSPINRRRLHNFRANHRGYWSFWLFLALFFVSLFAELIANDRPILVRYDGAFYTPFLKAYPETTFGGFFETEAEYRDPEVRKLIEAKGWMVFPLIPYNYSTVIADLPTPAPAPPSARNWLGTDDQARDVVARIIYGFRISVLFGLILTVLSSIVGVVAGAVQGYFGGWT from the coding sequence ATGGCGCTCGTGAAGCTCTCGCCCATCAACCGCCGGCGGCTGCACAACTTCCGCGCCAACCACCGGGGCTACTGGAGCTTCTGGCTGTTCCTGGCGCTGTTCTTCGTCAGCCTGTTCGCCGAGCTGATCGCCAACGACAGGCCGATCCTCGTGCGCTACGACGGCGCCTTCTACACGCCGTTCCTCAAGGCCTACCCCGAGACCACGTTCGGCGGCTTCTTCGAGACCGAGGCCGAGTACCGCGACCCCGAGGTCAGGAAGCTGATCGAGGCCAAGGGCTGGATGGTCTTCCCGCTCATCCCCTACAACTACAGCACCGTCATCGCCGACCTGCCGACGCCGGCGCCGGCGCCGCCTTCGGCCAGGAACTGGCTCGGCACCGACGACCAGGCGCGCGACGTCGTGGCGCGCATCATCTACGGCTTCCGCATCTCGGTGCTGTTCGGCCTGATCCTGACGGTCCTGAGCTCGATCGTCGGGGTCGTCGCCGGGGCGGTGCAGGGCTATTTCGGCGGCTGGACC